Proteins from a single region of Xyrauchen texanus isolate HMW12.3.18 chromosome 7, RBS_HiC_50CHRs, whole genome shotgun sequence:
- the pa2g4a gene encoding proliferation-associated protein 2G4a: MSDDEQQEQTIAEDLVVTKYKMGGDIANQALKVVIEAATPGVSVLSLCEKGDAFIMAETGKIFKREKDMKKGIAFPTSVSVNNCVCHFSPLKSDPDYTLKDGDLVKIDLGVHVDGFITNVAHSFVIGATKEAPVTGRKADVIKAAHLCAEAALRLVKPGNQNTQVTEAWNKIAQSFKCNPIEGMLSHQLKQHVIDGEKTIIQNPTDQQRKDHEKAEFEVHEVYAVDVLISTGEGKARDGGQRTTIYKRDPNKQYGLKMKTSRMFFSEVERRFDTMPFTLRAFEDEGKARLGVVECAKHELLQPFSVLNEKEGEFVAQFKFTVLLMANGPLRITCGPFEAELYKSEHDVQDPELKSLIQSSASRKAQKKKKKKASKTAENATGQPAEIEVAAK, from the exons AGGCACTGAAGGTGGTCATTGAGGCAGCCACACCAGGCGTATCCGTTCTAAGCCTCTGTGAGAAAGGAGATGCTTTCATCATGGCAGAAACTGGGAAGATCTTCAAGAGGGAGAAGGACATGAAGAAAG GCATTGCGTTCCCCACCAGCGTGTCAGTCAATAACTGTGTCTGCCACTTCTCTCCCCTGAAGAGCGACCCAGACTACACGCTGAAAGATGGAGATTTGGTCAAAAT AGATCTCGGAGTACATGTGGATGGCTTCATCACCAATGTTGCCCATAGCTTTGTTATAGGAGCAACTAAG GAAGCACCTGTGACGGGAAGGAAAGCTGATGTCATCAAGGCAGCACACCTGTGTGCTGAGGCAGCTTTGCGTCTCGTCAAACCTGGCAACCAG AACACACAGGTAACTGAGGCCTGGAACAAGATTGCCCAGTCATTCAAGTGTAATCCAATTGAGG GAATGCTTTCCCATCAACTAAAGCAACATGTTATTGATGGAGAGAAGACCATTATCCAGAACCCTACAGATCAACAAAG GAAGGACCATGAGAAGGCAGAGTTTGAGGTTCATGAAGTGTATGCCGTGGATGTGTTGATCAGCACAGGAGAGGGGAAG GCAAGAGATGGAGGCCAAAGGACAACCATCTATAAACGGGACCCCAATAAGCAGTATGGACTGAAGATGAAGACCTCCAGAATGTTCTTCAGTGAAGTGGAAAGACGTTTCGACACTATGCCTTTCACTCTCAG GGCATTTGAGGATGAAGGAAAAGCTCGTTTGGGAGTTGTGGAGTGTGCCAAACATGAGCTACTGCAGCCTTTTAGCGTACTAAATGAGAAAGAAG GTGAGTTTGTGGCTCAGTTTAAGTTCACAGTGCTGCTGATGGCCAATGGGCCTTTAAGAATCACCTGTGGACCATTTGAAGCAGAACTGTACAAGTCTGAACATGATGTACAGGATCCTGAACTCAAG TCTCTGATACAGAGTTCTGCAAGTCGCAAagcacagaagaagaagaaaaagaag GCCTCCAAAACTGCAGAGAATGCTACAGGCCAACCAGCTGAGATAGAGGTTGCAGCCAAATAG